One Heptranchias perlo isolate sHepPer1 chromosome 39, sHepPer1.hap1, whole genome shotgun sequence DNA segment encodes these proteins:
- the LOC137305270 gene encoding melatonin receptor type 1B-like: MAAMAVADLMVCMFNVILRNIFRYHFRDSWLSYTYVCRFTAFIQVFSSQLSVWFTVSFTFDRFISICCQKLKLKYCTERTASVVLTTICVLSFLMNIPVYFRFEPYYMVDHIQWGCRTVTGYFSSPAWVAYKWISTLSTPILPFPLLLLLNSLTARHILVASRSRRVLKSRNNGENRSDPEMKNRRTSIILLFAISGSFIVLWTPITVINICVGVTETLSFKGSNSLYLAIRITLLLMYLSSCTNTCIYALTQRRFREEMKNMLKYPVTFVFKLF; the protein is encoded by the coding sequence ATGGCGGCCATGGCAGTAGCAGATCTAATGGTTTGCATGTTTAATGTAATATTACGAAATATCTTCAGGTATCATTTTCGAGATTCATGGTTGAGCTACACTTACGTGTGCCGTTTTACTGCTTTTATACAAGTATTTAGTAGCCAgctctctgtctggttcacagtttcATTCACCTTTGACCGCTTCATATCAATTTGTTGTCAGAAACTAAAATTGAAATATTGCACCGAAAGAACTGCCAGTGTAGTTTTAACGACCATATGTGTGCTCAGCTTTTTGATGAATATTCCTGTTTATTTCCGATTTGAGCCATACTATATGGTTGATCATATACAGTGGGGCTGCCGTACAGTTACAGGATATTTTTCTTCACCGGCATGGGTAGCTTACAAATGGATTAGCACTCTCTcaaccccaattctcccattcccTTTGTTATTGCTGTTAAATTCTCTCACTGCCAGGCACATCTTAGTGGCCAGTAGATCTCGCAGAGTCCTGAAGAGCCGAAACAATGGGGAGAACCGCAGTGATCCCGAGATGAAGAATCGAAGAACATCCATCATTCTGCTCTTCGCTATCTCGGGGAGTTTTATTGTGTTGTGGACGCCGATTACTGTAATAAACATCTGTGTCGGTGTGACGGAGACACTTAGTTTCAAAGGTTCAAACTCACTTTATTTGGCAATTAGAATCACACTTCTGCTGATGTATTTGAGCTCCTGCACGAACACGTGCATTTATGCATTGACCCAGAGGAGATTCCGAGAGGAGATGAAGAATATGTTGAAATATCCGGTTACTTTCGTTTTCaagttattttaa
- the LOC137305022 gene encoding mu-type opioid receptor-like, whose translation MAAMALADLMVCMFNVILQNIFRYHFLNSWLSYTYVCRFTAFMQVFISQISVWFTVSFTFDRFISICCQKLKLKYCTERTASVVLTIVCLLSFLMNIPVYFRYEPYSIIDDIPWGCRTVSGHFYSPAWVAYKWINTLSSPILPFPLLLLLNSLTARHILMASRSRRALKSRNNGENSSDPEMKNRRTSIILLFAISGSFIVLWTPITVINICVGVTETPTFKGSNSLYLAIRIALLLMYLSSCTNTCIYALTQRRFREEMKNMMKYPVTVITKLFK comes from the coding sequence ATGGCGGCCATGGCATTGGCAGATCTAATGGTTTGCATGTTTAATGTAATTTTGCAAAACATCTTTCGGTATCATTTTCTAAATTCATGGTTGAGCTACACTTACGTGTGCCGTTTTACTGCTTTTATGCAAGTATTTATTAGCCAaatctctgtctggttcacagtatcATTCACCTTTGACCGCTTCATATCGATTTGTTGTCAGaaactaaaattaaaatattgcaccgaAAGAACTGCCTCTGTAGTTTTAACGATCGTGTGTTTGCTCAGCTTTTTGATGAATATTCCTGTTTATTTCCGTTACGAGCCCTACTCTATTATTGACGATATACCGTGGGGCTGCCGTACAGTATCAGGACATTTTTATTCACCGGCATGGGTAGCTTACAAATGGATCAACACTCTCTcatccccaattctcccattcccTTTGTTATTGCTGTTAAATTCTCTCACTGCCAGGCACATCTTAATGGCCAGTAGATCTCGCAGAGCCCTGAAGagcagaaacaatggggagaacaGCAGTGATCCCGAGATGAAGAACCGAAGAACATCCATCATTCTGCTCTTCGCTATCTCGGGGAGTTTTATTGTGTTGTGGACGCCGATTACTGTAATAAACATCTGTGTCGGTGTGACGGAGACACCTACTTTCAAAGGTTCAAACTCACTTTATTTGGCAATTAGAATCGCACTTCTGTTGATGTATTTGAGCTCCTGCACGAACACGTGCATTTATGCATTGACCCAGAGGAGATTCCGAGAGGAGATGAAGAATATGATGAAATATCCGGTTACTGTCATTactaaattatttaaataa